A genomic window from Glycine max cultivar Williams 82 chromosome 17, Glycine_max_v4.0, whole genome shotgun sequence includes:
- the LOC100810160 gene encoding serine/threonine-protein kinase 16 → MGCSFSGLNALYDSVNGGGDVWINENRFRIVRQLGEGGFAYVYLVKETPNDSAVAAGLSKKLKGSSHLSDDGTYAMKKVLIQNNEQLELVREEIRVSSLFNHPNLLPLLEHAIISVKPTQETSWNHEAYLLFPVHLDGTLLDNAKIMKAKKEFYSTSDVLQIFRQLCAGLKHMHSFDPPHAHNDVKPGNVLITHRKGQPPLAILMDFGSARPARKQIGSRSEALQLQEWASEHCSAPFRAPELWDCPSQADIDERTDIWSLGCTLYAIMYGVSPFEYALGESGGSLQLAIVNAQVKWPAGPKPPYPEALHQFVSWMLQPTASMRPRIDDIIIHVDKLVAKFSQ, encoded by the exons ATGGGGTGCTCATTCTCCGGTCTGAATGCCTTATACGACTCCGTTAACGGCGGAGGCGATGTTTGGATCAACGAGAACCGTTTCCGCATCGTTCGCCAGCTCGGAGAAGGTGGCTTCGCCTACGTCTACCTCGTCAAGGAGACTCCTAATGATTCCGCCGTCGCTGCTGGCCTCTCCAAGAAGCTCAAAGGCTCCTCTCATCTCTCCG ATGACGGGACTTATGCTATGAAAAAGGTCCTCATTCAGAACAATGAACAACTGGAGTTGGTTAGGGAGGAGATCCGTGTTTCATCACTGTTCAATCATCCCAATCTGCTGCCACTTCTTGAACATGCGATCATTTCTGTCAAG CCTACCCAAGAAACATCTTGGAACCATGAAGCATATTTGTTGTTTCCAGTTCATTTGGATGGAACATTGCTAGACAATGCCAAGATAATGAAAGCCAAGAAGGAATTCTATTCCACCTCAGATGTGCTTCAAATATTTCGTCAG CTTTGTGCAGGACTCAAGCACATGCACAGTTTTGATCCTCCTCATGCTCATAATGATGTCAAACCTGGTAATGTTCTCATAACACATAGAAAAGGACAACCACCTCTTGCCATACTGATGGATTTTGGCAGTGCTCGTCCGGCGAGGAAGCAAATTGGCTCCAGGTCAGAGGCCCTCCAGTTGCAG GAATGGGCATCTGAACATTGCTCTGCTCCTTTCCGAGCTCCTGAGCTGTGGGATTGCCCAAGCCAAGCTGATATAGATGAGAGGACTGACATTTGGTCATTAGGATGCACATTATATGCAATAAT GTATGGGGTATCTCCATTTGAATATGCACTTGGAGAGTCTGGTGGAAGCCTGCAATTGGCTATTGTAAATGCACAGGTCAAATGGCCAGCTGGACCCAAGCCTCCATATCCAGAAGCTCTTCATCAGTTCGTGTCATGGATGCTTCAGCCAACGGCTTCTATGCGGCCCAGGATAGATGATATCATTATCCATGTTGATAAGTTAGTTGCGAAGTTTTCTCAATGA
- the LOC106796776 gene encoding cysteine-rich and transmembrane domain-containing protein WIH2 produces the protein MSHSNDQNQPQVWNSAIAYESKDIAPGPNYQVPPPAIITHEEKVPPNGETKFKGDGFWRGCCAGMCCYCCLDVCF, from the exons ATGAGTCACAGCAATGATCAAAACCAGCCTCAAG TTTGGAATTCTGCTATAGCATATGAGTCAAAGGACATTGCACCGGGTCCTAATTATCAAGTTCCTCCACCTGCTATTATTACTCACGAGGAGAAGGTTCCTCCAAACGGAGAAACTAAATTCAAGGGTGACGGATTCTGGAGAGGATG TTGCGCGGGCATGTGTTGCTACTGTTGTTTGGACGTTTGCTTCTAA